In a single window of the uncultured Pseudodesulfovibrio sp. genome:
- a CDS encoding AraC family transcriptional regulator, whose amino-acid sequence MNKKALETLADIVSRHTPNKNLNRTPIQGVSCIRIDKPDEHLPEVYNPCICLVVQGAKAITYGNELYACGTGDYMTIPVTMPILGMVKEAAPERPYLCLQMDIDLTMAGEIFLAGNIPLSGSDQAARSLFVETMDDALGEPLLRLAHLLDNPEDAGFLAPMYVREVCYRLLKSGHGRHIAHLAMHEGSLQRVGKVIAHINKHFRESLRIDDLADIAEMSVSGLHQWFKKITTLTPIQFQKQLRLIEARRFMVAENKGAAEAAYHVGYESPSQFSREYARMFGNPPAQDAERYLEDR is encoded by the coding sequence ATGAACAAGAAGGCTCTCGAAACGCTCGCGGACATCGTCTCGCGCCACACTCCCAACAAGAATCTGAACAGGACCCCGATCCAGGGGGTGTCGTGCATACGCATAGACAAGCCGGACGAACATCTGCCCGAGGTCTACAACCCGTGCATCTGCCTGGTGGTCCAGGGGGCCAAGGCCATCACCTACGGCAACGAACTCTATGCCTGCGGCACGGGCGACTACATGACCATCCCGGTAACCATGCCGATCCTCGGGATGGTCAAGGAGGCCGCCCCGGAACGGCCCTACCTCTGTCTGCAGATGGACATCGACCTGACCATGGCCGGGGAGATCTTTCTGGCCGGGAACATCCCCCTGAGCGGCTCGGACCAGGCGGCCCGATCGCTGTTCGTGGAGACCATGGACGACGCTCTGGGCGAACCCCTGCTCCGGCTCGCCCACCTTCTGGACAACCCGGAGGACGCCGGTTTTCTGGCCCCCATGTATGTTCGCGAGGTCTGCTACAGGCTGCTCAAGTCCGGCCACGGACGGCACATCGCGCATCTGGCCATGCATGAGGGCAGCCTGCAGCGGGTCGGTAAAGTCATCGCCCATATCAACAAGCATTTCCGCGAGTCCCTGCGCATAGACGACCTGGCGGACATCGCCGAAATGAGCGTCTCCGGGCTGCACCAGTGGTTCAAGAAGATCACCACCCTGACGCCCATCCAGTTCCAGAAACAGCTCCGACTCATCGAGGCCCGGCGATTCATGGTCGCCGAAAACAAGGGCGCGGCCGAAGCCGCCTACCACGTGGGCTACGAAAGCCCTTCCCAGTTCAGCCGTGAATACGCGAGGATGTTCGGGAATCCCCCGGCCCAGGACGCCGAGCGGTACCTGGAAGACAGATAG
- a CDS encoding iron-containing alcohol dehydrogenase — protein sequence MASFIIPRETYFGSGVISELGKLKGKKASIVIGGGSIKRNGGLARIEAELRSAGIETQVIEGVESDPTIQTVLAGAEQMRAFGPDLIVGVGGGSPIDAAKAMWLFYEQPDMALDKAAVPFSLPTLRKKARFVAVSTTSGTGTEVTSFSVITDGETGIKYPIADYNLTPDVAIVDTDLSADLPPRLVAHTGMDALTHSIEAYVSNVSNDFTDGLAIKAIEMIDRYVQPSYEGDKDARAKMHIAQCMAGMSFSNAILGIVHSMAHKSGSILNLPHGCANAIFLPHVIAYNAVEAPAKYAEIAERLGLAGSTDQEKATALSAHIEAMNKGLDIPATLADFGVDEAFFKENLERMAEGAVADPCTGTNPRCIDKDGMRTLFELAYYGK from the coding sequence ATGGCAAGTTTTATTATCCCCCGCGAGACCTATTTCGGATCGGGCGTTATCTCCGAGCTCGGCAAGCTGAAAGGCAAAAAGGCCTCCATCGTCATCGGCGGCGGTTCCATCAAGCGTAACGGCGGCCTGGCCCGCATCGAGGCGGAGCTGCGCAGCGCCGGTATCGAGACCCAGGTCATCGAGGGCGTCGAATCCGATCCCACCATACAGACCGTGCTTGCCGGTGCCGAGCAGATGCGTGCATTCGGTCCGGACCTGATCGTGGGCGTGGGCGGCGGTTCTCCCATCGACGCGGCCAAGGCCATGTGGCTGTTCTACGAGCAGCCGGACATGGCTCTGGACAAGGCCGCCGTGCCGTTCTCGCTGCCGACCCTGCGCAAAAAGGCCCGGTTCGTGGCCGTTTCCACCACCAGCGGCACGGGTACGGAGGTCACTTCCTTCTCGGTCATCACCGACGGCGAGACCGGCATCAAGTACCCCATCGCGGACTACAACCTGACTCCTGACGTGGCCATCGTGGACACCGACCTGTCCGCGGACCTGCCCCCGAGGCTCGTGGCCCACACCGGCATGGACGCGCTGACCCACTCCATCGAGGCGTACGTGTCCAACGTGTCCAACGATTTCACCGACGGCCTGGCCATCAAGGCCATCGAGATGATCGACCGGTACGTCCAGCCCTCCTACGAGGGCGACAAGGACGCCCGCGCCAAGATGCACATCGCCCAGTGCATGGCCGGTATGTCCTTCTCCAACGCCATCCTGGGCATCGTGCACAGCATGGCCCACAAGAGCGGCAGCATCCTGAACCTGCCCCACGGCTGCGCCAACGCCATCTTCCTGCCCCACGTCATCGCCTACAACGCGGTGGAGGCCCCGGCCAAGTACGCAGAGATCGCCGAGCGTCTGGGCCTTGCCGGAAGCACCGACCAGGAAAAGGCGACCGCCCTGTCCGCCCATATCGAGGCCATGAACAAGGGGTTGGACATCCCGGCCACCCTGGCCGACTTCGGCGTGGACGAGGCGTTCTTCAAGGAGAACCTGGAGCGCATGGCCGAAGGCGCCGTGGCCGACCCCTGCACCGGCACCAACCCGCGCTGCATCGACAAGGACGGCATGCGCACTCTCTTCGAGTTGGCCTACTACGGCAAGTAG